The following coding sequences are from one Paenibacillus tundrae window:
- the gcvPA gene encoding aminomethyl-transferring glycine dehydrogenase subunit GcvPA, with protein sequence MTKHRYIPMTEQDQSAMLATVGVDTIEDLFRDIPQEIRYQGELPVSSRLDEYALTRHMSKQAGANANFETHASFLGAGIYDHHIPSVINHVISRSEFYTAYTPYQPEISQGELQAIFEFQSYICELTGMAVANASMYDGATAFAEAGNLAAAATRRKQLIVSRTVHPEARQVLKAYAHGLSLDIVEIGYQNGVTDWDALQATISEDTAAVMIQSPNFFGAIEPIQQAADLAHAHKSLLVVSANPISLGLLEAPGKLGADIVVGDAQPLGIAASLGGPTCGYFAVSQAHMRRIPGRIVGQTTDRNGKRGFVLTLQAREQHIRREKATSNICSNQALLALSASVYMSTLGRQGMIDVADLNLQKSHYALEVFKAIPGVKATFNAPTFNEFVIQLPEGTNVDTLQLALLDKGFIGGYELGREYPELAGHMLIAVTERRTKEEIDEFARALEGSL encoded by the coding sequence ATGACCAAGCACCGTTACATTCCTATGACCGAGCAGGATCAGAGCGCTATGCTGGCAACAGTTGGTGTAGACACGATTGAAGATCTCTTCCGAGATATCCCGCAGGAGATTCGTTATCAGGGCGAGCTTCCCGTATCCTCTAGGTTAGATGAATATGCTCTTACACGTCATATGTCCAAACAAGCTGGAGCCAATGCCAACTTCGAGACACACGCAAGCTTTCTTGGTGCAGGCATCTATGACCACCATATACCTTCTGTCATTAATCATGTAATCTCCCGTTCAGAATTCTATACTGCATATACACCGTACCAGCCTGAAATTAGTCAGGGCGAACTTCAAGCTATATTTGAATTTCAATCATATATTTGTGAATTAACAGGCATGGCCGTGGCCAATGCAAGTATGTACGATGGTGCGACAGCTTTTGCAGAAGCAGGGAATTTGGCAGCAGCAGCTACTCGCCGTAAACAATTGATCGTATCCCGCACCGTCCACCCGGAAGCACGCCAAGTATTGAAAGCCTATGCTCATGGTCTAAGTCTCGATATCGTCGAGATCGGGTATCAGAACGGAGTAACCGACTGGGATGCCTTACAAGCTACTATTTCAGAAGATACAGCCGCAGTCATGATTCAAAGCCCGAACTTCTTCGGTGCCATTGAACCGATTCAACAAGCAGCTGACCTTGCTCATGCACATAAAAGCCTACTTGTTGTCAGTGCCAATCCAATATCACTTGGACTGCTAGAAGCTCCTGGCAAGCTTGGGGCTGACATTGTTGTCGGCGACGCTCAACCTTTGGGAATTGCCGCATCACTGGGCGGGCCAACATGTGGATATTTTGCTGTATCACAGGCTCATATGCGCCGTATTCCTGGTCGAATCGTAGGTCAGACGACTGATCGTAATGGCAAACGCGGCTTCGTATTAACGCTTCAGGCACGCGAACAACATATCCGCCGGGAAAAGGCGACGTCTAACATTTGTTCCAACCAAGCCTTGCTTGCACTCAGCGCATCCGTGTACATGTCCACATTGGGAAGACAGGGCATGATCGATGTAGCCGATCTCAATTTGCAGAAGAGTCATTATGCACTCGAAGTGTTCAAAGCTATCCCTGGTGTAAAAGCAACCTTCAACGCACCAACGTTTAACGAGTTCGTCATTCAATTGCCTGAAGGAACAAACGTTGATACCCTGCAACTAGCATTGCTGGATAAAGGTTTTATCGGTGGTTACGAACTCGGCCGGGAGTATCCCGAGCTTGCCGGACATATGTTAATCGCAGTTACGGAGCGACGCACCAAAGAAGAAATTGACGAATTCGCACGAGCATTGGAGGGATCGTTGTGA
- the gcvPB gene encoding aminomethyl-transferring glycine dehydrogenase subunit GcvPB: MKNTASTASPAPEQTLIFELSSPGRVAYSLPECDVPRQDPGALIPREMLRSEAAALPEVFEVDVIRHYTALSRRNFGVDNGFYPLGSCTMKYNPKINEDVARYSGFAKIHPYQHESSIQGALELLYTLQKDLAGLTGMDAVTLQPAAGAHGEWTGLMMIRAYHESRGEVRTKVIVPDSSHGTNPASATVAGFETVTIPSRADGLVDLDALRGAVGNDTAALMLTNPNTLGLFEKDIQEIASIVHEAGGLLYYDGANSNAIMGITRPGDMGFDVVHLNLHKTMSTPHGGGGPGAGPVGVKSRLVPYLPKPMVIKNDQGLYALDYEGDRSIGRVKAYYGNFGILVRAYAYMRTYGPEGLRRVSECAVLNANYMMARLAPYYEIPYPGVCKHEFVMSGRGLKQYGVRTLDVAKRLLDFGYHPPTVYFPLNVEECIMIEPTETESKETLDGFIDTMIRIAKEAEETPELVLNAPYGTPVTRLDETTAARKPVLNCACS, translated from the coding sequence TTGAAGAATACTGCTTCAACAGCATCTCCTGCTCCTGAACAGACTCTCATATTCGAACTTAGCAGCCCTGGACGTGTGGCTTATTCCCTACCGGAATGTGACGTGCCTCGCCAAGATCCCGGAGCTTTGATTCCCCGGGAAATGCTACGGTCAGAAGCAGCTGCGTTACCTGAAGTATTCGAAGTCGATGTCATTCGTCACTATACAGCTCTATCCCGCCGTAACTTCGGAGTAGATAATGGATTTTACCCACTCGGCTCCTGTACGATGAAATACAATCCCAAAATTAACGAGGATGTTGCACGCTACAGTGGATTCGCCAAAATCCACCCATATCAGCATGAGTCCAGTATTCAAGGTGCTCTTGAGCTGTTGTACACACTACAAAAGGATCTTGCTGGCCTGACTGGCATGGATGCCGTAACTTTACAACCAGCTGCAGGCGCCCATGGCGAATGGACGGGGCTTATGATGATTCGGGCCTACCATGAAAGTCGTGGTGAAGTACGTACCAAAGTAATCGTGCCTGATTCATCCCATGGAACCAATCCAGCCAGTGCAACGGTTGCTGGGTTCGAGACGGTAACCATTCCTTCGCGAGCGGATGGCCTTGTTGACCTGGATGCACTTCGCGGGGCAGTGGGCAACGACACAGCTGCATTGATGCTTACGAATCCTAATACGCTTGGTCTGTTCGAGAAGGATATCCAGGAGATCGCTTCAATTGTGCATGAGGCAGGCGGATTATTGTATTATGATGGCGCTAATTCAAACGCAATTATGGGCATTACCCGTCCGGGAGACATGGGCTTTGATGTCGTACATCTGAACTTGCACAAAACAATGAGTACCCCACATGGTGGCGGCGGCCCTGGTGCTGGCCCTGTTGGTGTGAAAAGCCGTCTCGTGCCTTATTTGCCTAAACCGATGGTGATCAAAAATGATCAAGGCCTCTATGCTCTGGATTATGAAGGCGATCGATCCATCGGACGTGTCAAAGCGTACTATGGCAACTTCGGCATTTTGGTACGTGCTTATGCTTACATGCGTACGTATGGCCCCGAGGGACTGCGACGTGTATCCGAATGTGCCGTGCTTAATGCAAATTATATGATGGCACGTCTTGCACCTTATTACGAAATTCCATACCCAGGTGTATGTAAACATGAATTCGTGATGTCCGGCCGTGGATTGAAGCAATATGGTGTTCGTACATTGGACGTTGCCAAGCGGTTGCTTGATTTTGGCTATCATCCCCCAACGGTCTATTTCCCACTTAATGTGGAGGAATGCATTATGATTGAGCCTACCGAGACTGAAAGTAAAGAAACACTCGATGGATTCATTGATACGATGATCCGCATTGCGAAGGAAGCAGAAGAAACACCTGAACTGGTGCTTAATGCTCCTTACGGCACACCTGTAACTCGTCTGGACGAAACAACCGCTGCTCGTAAACCTGTATTGAACTGCGCTTGCAGTTAG
- the ptsP gene encoding phosphoenolpyruvate--protein phosphotransferase: MLNVSGIAASAGIAIAKAFILEHPDYSVEKRQINDVDAEIAKLDSALGKSQAELEAIKERTLQELGEKKAEIFASHLLILNDPELIDPVKAKIADDMVNAEYALNETASQFISMFENMKSAYLQERAADMRDVTKRVLNHLLGIDFMSPAEISEEVIVLAEDLTPSDTAQLNRQFVKGFATNIGGRTSHSAIMARSLEIPAVVGTKDILAQAKQGDLIIVDGLDGQVLVNPTDEVVAEYRAKQEQYDAQRAEWRKLRDEPTVTVDNVHVELAANIGTPNDVAGVLENGGEAVGLYRTEFLYMGRDKLPSEDIQYNAYKAVLEKMEGKPVVVRTLDIGGDKELPYLDLPKEMNPFLGFRAVRLCLDRLDIFRTQLRALLRASVHGNLRVMFPMIATLGEFREAKAVLLEEKEKLVAEGIAVSDSIQLGIMVEIPSTAVLADQFAKEVDFFSIGTNDLIQYTMAADRMNERVSYLYQPYNPAILRLVKMVIDAAHREGKWVGMCGEMAGDETAIPLLLGLGLDEFSMSATSILPARSQITKLSRADMQELAAKALDMQTAEQVVELVQSIQA; encoded by the coding sequence ATGCTTAATGTTTCCGGGATCGCGGCTTCGGCGGGTATTGCTATCGCCAAGGCGTTTATCTTGGAGCATCCTGATTACTCTGTAGAAAAACGCCAAATTAACGACGTTGACGCAGAGATCGCGAAACTCGACTCAGCTCTGGGTAAATCCCAGGCTGAGCTTGAGGCGATCAAAGAGCGTACTTTACAAGAGCTTGGCGAGAAAAAAGCTGAGATTTTTGCTTCGCATTTGCTCATTCTAAATGACCCGGAACTTATTGATCCGGTAAAAGCAAAAATTGCTGATGACATGGTTAATGCAGAATATGCATTGAATGAAACAGCATCTCAATTTATCTCCATGTTCGAGAACATGAAAAGTGCATATCTTCAAGAACGTGCAGCAGATATGCGTGACGTTACCAAACGTGTGCTAAATCACTTGCTTGGTATCGACTTCATGAGTCCCGCAGAGATCAGTGAAGAAGTCATCGTGCTTGCGGAGGATCTTACACCTTCCGACACAGCGCAATTGAATCGCCAATTCGTTAAAGGTTTTGCTACGAACATTGGTGGACGTACTTCTCACTCCGCAATTATGGCGCGCTCGCTTGAAATTCCAGCTGTTGTTGGTACCAAAGACATTCTGGCTCAAGCGAAACAAGGCGATCTGATTATTGTGGACGGTCTGGATGGTCAAGTCTTGGTTAATCCTACAGACGAGGTTGTTGCTGAATACCGCGCCAAACAGGAGCAGTATGACGCACAACGTGCGGAGTGGAGAAAACTGCGTGACGAGCCAACCGTTACTGTGGACAACGTTCATGTGGAACTCGCAGCAAACATTGGTACTCCAAATGATGTTGCTGGCGTTCTAGAGAACGGTGGAGAGGCTGTAGGTCTGTATCGTACGGAGTTCTTGTACATGGGCAGAGACAAGCTTCCTTCCGAGGACATCCAGTATAATGCTTACAAAGCGGTATTGGAAAAAATGGAAGGCAAACCTGTCGTTGTTCGTACACTCGATATCGGTGGAGACAAAGAGCTTCCATACCTGGATCTGCCAAAAGAAATGAACCCATTCCTCGGCTTCCGCGCAGTTCGTCTGTGTCTGGATCGCCTGGATATCTTCCGTACACAATTGCGTGCATTGTTGCGTGCAAGCGTACACGGTAACTTGCGTGTCATGTTCCCAATGATCGCAACACTGGGTGAATTCCGTGAAGCAAAAGCTGTCCTGCTCGAAGAGAAGGAGAAGCTCGTTGCTGAAGGTATCGCTGTTTCAGACAGCATTCAACTCGGAATCATGGTCGAAATTCCTTCGACTGCAGTTCTGGCGGATCAGTTTGCTAAAGAAGTGGATTTCTTCAGTATCGGAACAAACGATCTGATTCAATACACAATGGCTGCTGACCGTATGAACGAACGTGTATCTTACCTGTATCAACCATATAACCCTGCCATCTTGCGCTTGGTTAAAATGGTCATTGATGCAGCTCACCGTGAAGGAAAATGGGTTGGCATGTGTGGGGAAATGGCGGGAGACGAAACCGCAATTCCATTGTTGCTCGGTCTTGGACTTGATGAGTTCAGCATGAGCGCAACATCCATTCTGCCCGCACGTAGCCAGATCACGAAGCTGTCCCGTGCGGACATGCAAGAATTGGCTGCCAAAGCATTGGATATGCAAACGGCTGAACAAGTCGTTGAATTGGTTCAAAGCATTCAAGCGTAA
- a CDS encoding HPr family phosphocarrier protein, with protein sequence MQQTFRITDEDGIHARPATALVNTANKFKGAESFAEANGKKVTLKSILGVLSLGLEQGDTISIIVEGEGEAEALQALTDVMVNEGLGEINA encoded by the coding sequence ATGCAACAAACATTCAGAATTACAGACGAAGATGGTATCCACGCACGTCCGGCGACAGCCTTGGTAAATACAGCAAACAAATTCAAAGGTGCAGAATCCTTTGCAGAAGCTAACGGTAAAAAAGTAACATTGAAATCCATCCTGGGCGTTCTTTCCCTTGGTTTGGAGCAAGGTGACACAATCAGCATTATCGTTGAAGGTGAAGGCGAAGCAGAAGCTCTTCAAGCTTTGACTGATGTTATGGTTAACGAAGGGTTGGGCGAAATTAATGCTTAA
- the ptsG gene encoding glucose-specific PTS transporter subunit IIBC has protein sequence MFKKLFGVLQRVGKALMLPVAILPAAGLLLGIGNMLVNPDFLQYVTALDTPWVNSIATIMMNAGQIVFDNLALLFAVGVAVGLAGGEGVAGLAAIIGYLVMNVTLGTAVGVTPAMIGEVPGYASILGIPTLSTGVFGGIIIGITAALCYNRFFKIELPSYLGFFAGKRFVPIITSVVSLIIGLLLVIVWPPIQNGLNAVSHFMVDTSPTLSAFIFGVVERSLIPFGLHHIFYSPFWFEFGEYVNKAGDVIRGDQQIFFNQLRDGADITAGTFQVGKFPFMMFGLPAAALAMYHEARPEHKKYVAGIMGSAALTSFLTGITEPLEFSFLFVAPVLFAVHCIFAGLSFMTMQILGVKIGMTFSGGFIDFLIFGIIPNRTPWWDVIIVGLILAVIYYIGFRLIIRKFNLKTPGREEATMETQAGGGKGSTDDLPHNILAAFGGQQNIKHLDACITRLRIEVNEKSNVNKDRLKQLGASGVLEVGNNVQAIFGTRSDTIKSQMQDIIAGRTPAPTPAADVTPTPEEEKAQGEQGERIVAEDIVMPVNGELLDITNVPDPVFAEKMTGDGFAILPHDGTITSPVYGKVFNVFPSKHAVGIMSDGGKEVLVHIGVNTVKLKGQGFNVLVQEGDLVSAGQPIMEVDLEFVKANAPSIISPVIFTNLPEGSTVTLKKSGVLKIGDQPIIEIK, from the coding sequence ATGTTCAAAAAGCTTTTTGGTGTTCTGCAAAGAGTTGGTAAAGCGCTAATGCTGCCTGTAGCGATCTTGCCTGCGGCAGGATTACTCTTAGGCATTGGTAACATGCTGGTTAATCCAGACTTTTTGCAATACGTTACGGCGTTAGATACTCCTTGGGTGAACTCGATCGCAACGATTATGATGAATGCGGGTCAGATCGTATTTGATAATCTTGCACTGCTGTTCGCCGTCGGTGTAGCCGTAGGATTAGCTGGTGGTGAAGGTGTAGCTGGGCTTGCAGCCATCATTGGTTACCTGGTCATGAACGTGACACTAGGTACAGCTGTAGGTGTTACGCCAGCCATGATTGGGGAAGTGCCGGGGTATGCGAGTATACTAGGTATCCCTACATTAAGTACCGGCGTGTTCGGAGGTATTATCATAGGTATTACCGCCGCACTATGCTACAATCGGTTTTTCAAAATTGAGTTGCCGTCTTATCTAGGTTTCTTCGCAGGCAAACGTTTTGTTCCGATTATCACTTCAGTTGTTTCCCTCATCATTGGGTTACTTCTAGTGATTGTCTGGCCTCCAATTCAAAATGGACTGAATGCTGTATCTCATTTCATGGTAGATACAAGTCCAACATTGTCGGCATTCATCTTCGGTGTAGTTGAACGGTCATTGATTCCGTTTGGCTTGCATCACATTTTCTACTCACCATTCTGGTTTGAGTTCGGGGAATACGTGAATAAGGCTGGAGATGTTATTCGAGGAGATCAGCAAATTTTCTTCAATCAGCTTCGTGATGGTGCCGATATTACGGCGGGAACCTTCCAAGTAGGTAAATTCCCGTTCATGATGTTCGGTTTGCCCGCAGCGGCACTTGCGATGTACCATGAAGCAAGACCAGAGCACAAAAAGTACGTAGCAGGCATCATGGGTTCGGCAGCGCTGACCTCATTCCTGACAGGGATCACAGAACCGCTAGAGTTCTCATTCTTGTTTGTAGCGCCTGTGCTATTCGCAGTACACTGTATCTTTGCAGGTTTGTCGTTCATGACCATGCAAATTCTTGGTGTCAAGATCGGAATGACCTTCTCCGGTGGGTTCATCGATTTCCTGATCTTCGGGATTATTCCGAATCGCACACCATGGTGGGACGTTATTATCGTTGGTTTGATTCTTGCGGTGATCTACTACATCGGTTTCCGATTGATTATTCGCAAATTCAATCTCAAGACGCCAGGACGTGAAGAGGCAACCATGGAAACACAAGCAGGCGGAGGTAAGGGCTCGACAGACGACCTACCGCACAATATTCTTGCTGCATTTGGTGGGCAACAAAACATCAAACATCTGGATGCATGTATTACTCGTTTGCGGATTGAAGTGAACGAGAAATCGAATGTAAATAAAGACCGTTTGAAGCAATTGGGTGCATCTGGCGTGCTAGAAGTGGGTAATAATGTACAGGCCATCTTCGGTACACGTTCAGATACAATTAAATCGCAAATGCAAGACATCATCGCAGGACGTACACCTGCACCAACTCCGGCTGCTGATGTGACGCCAACGCCAGAGGAAGAGAAGGCGCAAGGAGAGCAAGGTGAACGCATTGTTGCAGAAGATATCGTCATGCCGGTCAATGGTGAGCTACTGGATATTACGAATGTACCTGATCCGGTCTTTGCCGAGAAAATGACAGGTGACGGATTCGCAATTCTGCCACATGACGGAACGATAACATCTCCTGTGTATGGTAAAGTGTTTAATGTATTTCCAAGCAAACATGCCGTAGGTATTATGTCTGACGGTGGTAAGGAAGTGCTTGTTCATATAGGTGTGAACACGGTGAAGCTGAAAGGTCAGGGCTTCAACGTGCTTGTGCAGGAAGGGGACTTGGTATCGGCAGGACAGCCGATTATGGAAGTCGACCTGGAGTTTGTGAAAGCAAACGCTCCATCGATTATTTCACCAGTCATTTTCACCAACCTGCCAGAGGGCTCTACAGTCACTCTCAAGAAGAGTGGCGTGTTGAAAATTGGCGATCAGCCAATCATTGAGATAAAATAA